A single window of Acinetobacter wuhouensis DNA harbors:
- the blaOXA gene encoding class D beta-lactamase, producing the protein MKVKIYFGICLLGFALSGCMYDVQTQHRVEDRVNEIPLLFEQAKAQAVFITYDGNQINRYGNDLTRANTQYIPASTFKMLNALIGLQHHKATATEVFKWHGEKRLFPSWEKDMTLGEAMQASAVPVYQELARRIGLELMQKEVKRIGFGNANIGKQVDNFWLVGPLKITPEQEAKFAYQLAMKTLPFDLSVQQQVKDMLYVESRGGAKLYAKSGWGMDVEPQVGWYTGWVEQPNGKVTAFALNMQMNKDDNPAQRKQLSLDVLDKLGLFFYLR; encoded by the coding sequence ATGAAAGTTAAAATATATTTTGGTATTTGTTTGTTGGGCTTTGCACTTTCAGGTTGCATGTACGATGTGCAAACTCAGCATAGAGTCGAAGATCGGGTGAATGAAATTCCATTGTTATTTGAACAAGCGAAAGCTCAAGCGGTATTCATCACCTATGACGGTAATCAAATAAATCGTTACGGCAATGATTTAACTCGAGCAAATACGCAGTATATTCCTGCTTCTACATTCAAAATGCTCAATGCTTTAATCGGTTTGCAACATCACAAAGCAACAGCCACTGAAGTTTTTAAATGGCATGGGGAGAAAAGGCTTTTTCCTTCATGGGAAAAAGATATGACTTTGGGAGAGGCGATGCAGGCATCGGCTGTACCTGTTTATCAGGAACTTGCGCGTCGTATTGGTCTTGAACTTATGCAAAAAGAAGTGAAACGTATTGGTTTTGGAAATGCCAATATTGGAAAACAAGTTGATAATTTTTGGTTGGTTGGCCCATTAAAAATTACGCCTGAGCAAGAAGCAAAATTTGCCTATCAACTGGCAATGAAGACTTTGCCTTTTGATCTTTCTGTGCAACAACAAGTGAAAGATATGCTCTATGTGGAGAGTCGTGGTGGTGCAAAATTGTATGCAAAAAGTGGTTGGGGAATGGATGTTGAACCTCAAGTCGGTTGGTATACCGGTTGGGTGGAACAGCCGAATGGTAAAGTTACAGCTTTTGCTTTAAATATGCAGATGAATAAAGATGATAATCCTGCTCAACGTAAACAATTGTCTTTAGATGTTTTGGATAAATTAGGCTTATTTTTCTATTTGCGTTAG